Below is a genomic region from Mucilaginibacter auburnensis.
CTTTACAGTACGTAAAATGCGGTAAACATGGTGCCTGTCGCCTTCAAACTGCAAAACGGTATCAACCATATGCTCCAGTATTTTCGGACCGGCAATCATACCATCTTTGGTGATGTGGCCAATTAAAAACACCGGCGTAGCGCTTTCTTTGGCAAAGCGCAGCAATTCTGCTGTACACTCCCTAACCTGAGATACGCTGCCAGGTGTAGATTCAATATGTGCCGAATGCAGGGTTTGTATAGAGTCGACCACCACCAGGTCGGGTTGTAATTCTTCTATTTGCTTAAATATGTTTTGGGTGGAGGTTTCGGTGAGGATGAAGCAGCTCTGGTTGCTTTCGGATTTCGGATTTTTGATTTCGGATTTTTCGTTAACTGCTAACTGCCCACTGCTAACTGCGGACAATCTCTCCGCTCTCATCTTTATTTGCCTATCGCTTTCCTCGCCGGATATATACAGTACTTTTTGCCCCGGCATGTTTAGGGCGAGTTGCAGCATCAGAGTTGATTTACCTATACCAGGCTCTCCTCCTATTAACACCAACGAACCCGGCACTATTCCTCCACCTAAAACGCGGTTAAATTCAGCATCAGGTGTAAGGGTACGGTGTTCTTCGGTGTAAGTAATGTCATTTACGGCTACGGGTTTTGCTGCGCGTTGCTGCGTGGTTGAATTACTAACTTTCCAGGTTGGGACCGAGGTATTGGGTTTTTCCAATACTTCCTCAACAAAGGTATTCCATTGCTGGCACGACGGGCATTTGCCCAGCCATTTGGCGCTTTCAAAGCCGCAACTTTGACAAAAATATGCTATCTTGGTTTTAGCCATTGAGTTGATGTGCAGATATGCTTGTGTGCAAATGTGCGGATTATATTATGATTATCAAATTTGATTGCTAAATTAATTAGCATATTACTATGCATAACGATTGCAAAATAAGATTGGAGTGGGTGCCGGAGGCGTACCGTGTTGATAGCGTTGAAAACGGCGTTATGCAGGCTACTGCTACCTCATTCAACAATTCCCTTGTTTCTGTCAAGCCTAAGCCTTCATTGCGAGGCAGGAAGCTTCCTGTGAAAAAGCGATATAATCAATTATAGATATTGTAAAAGTAAAGCGCCAAACTGACAACAATTACTGAAGAAAAAGCAAGGTATGACAGATATGCATACGGCGGATAGTTCAATTTAAAACGTTGAGACGAATATTTTTGAATTGACAATTCAATAATCCATCCCAACGTATAAATTGCATTAAGCCAAAAAGCTATTGAAATATAAACAAGCGGAATAGAGACATAGCTTATGAAGAAACTTAACAGGCCTACCCCAAGCACTATAAAATTGTAGGTAATCCGCCTGATTTCCCACCATAAAATTACTTGGTTCCATTTTCTGTTTGTGTTGGTTATTGTAAGGATACTCATGGACAAGGTGAATAAGTTGTAAGCAAGTAGATAATAAAATTACAACTATTTGGCGCAAGTTAGACAAGCATTCTATTTTATTTAGTTAAGTAGAACTCCTATATCCATGTAAAGCATTTATTGTCTCCCAAAGCAAAAAGTGCAGATGCTAATTAAAACATCTGCACTTCTGCATATCTGCTCATCCGCATATCTAAAGCTTTATTTCTTCATCTTTTGATGAGAAGAAACGGAACTCCGTCATTTGGTAAGATGGGTTGCTTTTAACCTTTATCCACTGGTTATATTTAAAGAACCATTTCATCTGTAAGCTGATGATTCCCTTTTTAATATACGCTTCAATATACGGGTGTACGCATAAAGTTATGCCACGCTCGTTTTGTTCAAGCAGTATATAATTAAAGTTGTTCTCTATATCGTCCAGCAATAAAACGGTTGGCCTTATGGTGCCTGTACCATGACAAGCCGGGCAAACCTCGCTGGTAACAATATTCATTTCGGGCCTAACACGCTGACGGGTAATTTGTACCAGTCCGAATTTGCTTGGCGGCAAAATAGTGTGCTTAGCCCTGTCATGCGCCATTTCGGCACGTAAAAAGTCAAATAGCTCTTTACGGTTAGTTGGCTTGTGCATGTCAATAAAATCGATCACCACAATGCCGCCCATATCGCGCAGGCGCAGTTGTCTTGCAATTTCTTTAGCAGCCTCTTTATTCACCTGGAAAGCGTTCTCTTCCTGGTTTTCTTTGCTTGCTGTGCGGTTGCCGCTATTAACATCAATAACGTGTAACGCTTCGGTATGTTCAATAACCAGGTAGGCACCGCCCGCCAGGTTTACCGTTTTTCCAAAGGCACCTTTAATTTGTTTGTCCACCCCAAAGTGGTCAAATATCGGGTCTTTGTGTTTATGCAACTTTACGATGCTTTCCAGATCAGGAGATATATCGCGTATGTACGATTTTACCTCTTCAAATAAGCTGGCATCGTTTAGGTGAATACTTTGAAAATCGGGATTTAAAATATCCCGTAAAATTGTTGAAGTACGGCCAATTTCGCCCAATACTTTCTTCCCCGGCTCTACCGCAGGCAGGCGCGTAACAAAGGCTTCCCACTTTGATATCAGATCAAGCAGGTCTTTTTGCATTTCGATTACACCTTTTCCTTCAGAAACGGTGCGGATAATAACCCCAAAATTTTGAGGTTTTATGCTTTCCACTATCTTGCGCAAACGCGTGCGCTCGGTGTTGCTTTTTATTTTCTTTGATATGGATATCACATCAGAAAAAGGCACCAGCACTACGTAACGTCCGGCAATAGACAAATCAGAGCTTAAACGGGGACCTTTGGTAGATATAGGCTCCTTAGCTATCTGCACAGGAACAAGCTGGTTTTTGGTCAATACGTCAGAGATCTTTCCTCCCTTACTTATATCTTCTTCCAGCTTAAGGCCATCCAGCAATTTTGATTTGTAACTGCCACCACGCACCTGCTTGGTCAGTTTTAACAGGCTTTGCACCTGCGGACCAAGGTCAAGATAGTGCAGAAAAGCATCTTTCTCGTAGCCAACATCGACAAAAGCGGCATTTAGCCCGGGCATAAGCTTTTTAATGCGCCCGAGATAAATATCGCCAACAGTATAATTGTTGCTTATTTGTTCTTTGTGAAGCTCAACGAGTTGTTTATCCTGTAATAATGCAATGGTAGCCCCGTTTGGGGATGAATCGATAATTAATTCTTTTATCAACTGCTACTCCATTTCTTATAATGCCCGTTTAAGCGTACTTAAAGGCATATCATTAGGGTAAAAAAACAATAAATGCGTATCTGCTTTGCTACAAAAGCAAATAAGGGGGCATATAGCCCCTCATCTTATTTCTTTTTGTGCCTGTTTTTTCTTAAACGCTTTTTGCGTTTGTGAGTAGCCATTTTATGTCTTTTACGTTTTTTACCGCTTGGCATAATAATAATTTTTTAAATGTGTTTAACTTAATTTTGTAATTCCTTTATATACTGGTCAATGCGCTGAGTAAATGTTGGATCAGGCATTAATTCCTTGCATTTTTGGTAAGCCGCAATAGCTTCTTGTTTTTTGCCTATTTGCTTGTAGCTTTCAGCTAAATAGAAATAAGCTTCAAAGTCGGGCTTAATAGCTATAAGCGTTTTAAAACGCTGTACAGCTTTGTCATACTGGCCAGATTTCATGGAGAACAGACCAAGATTCATGTTAGCCGCAACGTTGTTAGGATCTTTTTCAACCACCTCGCGCAATAACGCTATACCTTGCATTGGGCCGGCACCGCCATTAACATAAGCTACACCTAAACCTGTTTTAGCATCAAGGCTGGCAGGGTTAAGTTTAGTAGCATTTTGAAATGCCTCAACAGCGTTGCTTACAAAAGTAGGCGCCGCGGCTGTATCTGCCGACATTTTAGAGGCATCGTTAAAGCGGTTACCCGCATTCATCCATTGATTAAACGTATTTTCTTTGCGGGCAAGTGCCATATAATAAAAAGCGGCAGGAGCAGGCTGATTTACATCATCCCAGCTTTTTGCCAGTTGCTTTTGAATATCAGTTTTTTCCGCGTCGGTAGTTGCCTTTTGAAGTTTGGCTTCCAGATCAGTTATCTTTGCAGAAAGCCCTCCGCCAATAGCCGCTTTGGCTGTGGTAGAAACACTTTCAACGGTTACTTTAACTGCAGGGGCAGCAGCAGCTTCATTCTGAGGGGTATCGTGGCTACTTTCGGCCTTGGTCAGGGCTTTTAAAGGCTGAACATACAAATAGCCCATAACTAACACAATGGCTGCTATAAATGCTATTTGTTTTGTTCTCATATCCTTTAATTTTTTAATGCTTATTTAGAAGCTTTGTTACCGGTTTTTACTTTCTCAACAAAAGTTTTTGCTGGCTTAAAGCTTGGTACAAAGTGCTCAGGGATAATAATTGCAGTATTTTTTGAAATGTTACGAGCTGTTTTCTTAGCTCTTTTCTTAATAACAAAACTACCGAATCCTCTAACATACACGTTCTCACCGCTTACCATAGAGTTTTTCACTACTTTGAAAAACGCCTCAACTGTTTCCTGAACGTCAACTTTTTCTATACCTGTTTTAGATGAGATCTCGGTAATAATTTCTGCTTTAGTCATGTTTTATTTTTCCTTTAATATATTATTACTTAACTGATTTGGGGTTGCAAAAGTATCTTTTTATCGGCAAAGTTTGAAATAATTACGGCTTTTTTTTTGCCGGGGTATCAGCTACACCATTATATATTACAAATGCCACACAATTAGCGCAATAACTCCTACTTTTGCAGGTTATGCATGTTCAACAAGAGCTTATAAACTGGTACCACGCTATTAAACGCGACCTGCCATGGCGCCATACAACCGACGCTTACACCATTTGGCTATC
It encodes:
- the radA gene encoding DNA repair protein RadA codes for the protein MAKTKIAYFCQSCGFESAKWLGKCPSCQQWNTFVEEVLEKPNTSVPTWKVSNSTTQQRAAKPVAVNDITYTEEHRTLTPDAEFNRVLGGGIVPGSLVLIGGEPGIGKSTLMLQLALNMPGQKVLYISGEESDRQIKMRAERLSAVSSGQLAVNEKSEIKNPKSESNQSCFILTETSTQNIFKQIEELQPDLVVVDSIQTLHSAHIESTPGSVSQVRECTAELLRFAKESATPVFLIGHITKDGMIAGPKILEHMVDTVLQFEGDRHHVYRILRTVKNRFGSSSELGIYEMLGEGLREVSNPSEILLSQRDEQLSGITISATLEGMRPMLIETQALVSTSPYGTPQRNANGFDTKRMNMLLAVLEKRCGFKLGAKDVFLNITGGIRVEDPAIDLGLAAAIISSHEDMPIPAKTCFAGEIGLSGEIRAVNRVEQRIAEAQKLGFEQIFISKYNLPQAGKGKQISIDLSRYTIQIKPVANIEEVFGLLFG
- a CDS encoding Rne/Rng family ribonuclease translates to MIKELIIDSSPNGATIALLQDKQLVELHKEQISNNYTVGDIYLGRIKKLMPGLNAAFVDVGYEKDAFLHYLDLGPQVQSLLKLTKQVRGGSYKSKLLDGLKLEEDISKGGKISDVLTKNQLVPVQIAKEPISTKGPRLSSDLSIAGRYVVLVPFSDVISISKKIKSNTERTRLRKIVESIKPQNFGVIIRTVSEGKGVIEMQKDLLDLISKWEAFVTRLPAVEPGKKVLGEIGRTSTILRDILNPDFQSIHLNDASLFEEVKSYIRDISPDLESIVKLHKHKDPIFDHFGVDKQIKGAFGKTVNLAGGAYLVIEHTEALHVIDVNSGNRTASKENQEENAFQVNKEAAKEIARQLRLRDMGGIVVIDFIDMHKPTNRKELFDFLRAEMAHDRAKHTILPPSKFGLVQITRQRVRPEMNIVTSEVCPACHGTGTIRPTVLLLDDIENNFNYILLEQNERGITLCVHPYIEAYIKKGIISLQMKWFFKYNQWIKVKSNPSYQMTEFRFFSSKDEEIKL
- a CDS encoding tetratricopeptide repeat protein, giving the protein MRTKQIAFIAAIVLVMGYLYVQPLKALTKAESSHDTPQNEAAAAPAVKVTVESVSTTAKAAIGGGLSAKITDLEAKLQKATTDAEKTDIQKQLAKSWDDVNQPAPAAFYYMALARKENTFNQWMNAGNRFNDASKMSADTAAAPTFVSNAVEAFQNATKLNPASLDAKTGLGVAYVNGGAGPMQGIALLREVVEKDPNNVAANMNLGLFSMKSGQYDKAVQRFKTLIAIKPDFEAYFYLAESYKQIGKKQEAIAAYQKCKELMPDPTFTQRIDQYIKELQN
- a CDS encoding HU family DNA-binding protein, coding for MTKAEIITEISSKTGIEKVDVQETVEAFFKVVKNSMVSGENVYVRGFGSFVIKKRAKKTARNISKNTAIIIPEHFVPSFKPAKTFVEKVKTGNKASK